DNA from Paludisphaera mucosa:
CCTGAGCCTGACCGTCCAGTGCGCCCGCTGCCACGACCACAAGTTCGACCCGATCCCGCAGACCGACTACTACCGCCTGCAAGCGGTCTTCGCCGGCGTCGGCCGCGCCGAACGCGAATACGACGCCGACCCGGAAATCGCCGCACGCCGAAAGGCGCTCGTCGCCCTGAAGGCGGTCGTCGCGAGCGGATCGGTCGTCCCGGCCGAATCCGAGGAGGAGCGGCGACGATTGGACGAGTCGCGAGGAGCCTGGGAAGTCCGCTCGCTCTCGGGGCTCGGCAGTTGGATCACGCTCTGGCCTTCCGAAGCGAAGGCCGAGAGCGGCGCTCCGCTCGCGGTTCTGGAAGACGGTTCGATCCTGGCGAAAGGGCCGATCCCTGCGGTCGACGCGTATACGCTTACGACCGCTCCACCCGCCGGGACCAAATCGCTGCGTCTCGAAGTGCTGACCGACGATTCGCTTCCGGCCCATGGCCCCGGCCGTGCCGAGAACGGCAACCTGACCCTCACGGAATGGAAAGCCCTCGCCGTCGCCCCGGACGGCTCGACGAAGCCCGTCGCCTTGAAGGGCCCGGCCGCCGACTTCCAGCAAGTGGACCAGAACGTCGCGCGAGCTTTCGACGGCAACGATGCGACGGGTTGGGCCGTCCATCCGGAGGTCGGCAAACCGCACTTCGCGGTCGTCGACCTCGCCGAGGACTGGGCCCCGGCGCCCGGGACGTCGTTGCGGATCGTGATGGAGCAGAAGCTCGGTCGTCAGCACGTCATCGGGCGATTCCGACTGTCAGCTTCAAGCCTGGCCCGTCCCGCAGCGGACTTCGTCTTCCCCGCTGACGTCGCCTCGGCCCTAACGACCCCCATCGGCTCTCGCACGGCCGATCAGGAGGCGACGCTCACGCGCCATCATCGCCGGGTCGACGTCGATCGGAGGCTCGGCGAGCTGCCTGCAACGAATCGAGTGTTCGCGATCGCGAGTTCCTTCCCGGCGTATCGCAACTACAAGCCGCCGGGAGAGCCCTATCCCATCCGCGTGTTGAAGCGAGGCGACGTCGGCCAGCCCGGCGACGCCGTTTCGCCCGGAGCCCTCGGCTGCATCGCGGCGGTCCCGTCGGTCTTCAACCTCGAAGCGCCAGGCGATGAGAAGGCGCGTCGCGCCGCGCTGGCCCGCTGGATCACCGATCCGGCCAACCCGCTGACCTGGCGGAGCATGGCCAACCGCGTCTGGCAGTGGCACTTCGGCGTCGGCCTGGTCGACACGCCCAACGATTTCGGCAAGAACGGCAGCGTCCCCAGTCATCCCGAGTTGCTCGACTGGCTGGCCGCCACGCTTCGCGACGACGGCTCGCTCAAGAACCTGCATCGCCTGATCGTGACGTCCGCCGCGTATCGCCGTTCCAGCGGCGGGAGGGCCTGGCCCGAGGACTCGGACAATCGACTCCTCTCGCGGATGAACCGGCGTCGCCTGGACGCCGAGCAGGTCCGCGACGGCCTGCTGGCCGTGTCCGGGCGGCTCGATTTCAAGATGGGGGGGCCGTCGGCGAAGCAATTCGTGTACAGCGATCCCAACGTCGAGGTCTCGCCGCGGATCGACTACGTCGGCTTCGACCCCGACGCGCCCGAGTCGCTGCGGCGCGGCGTCTACCGGTTCCTCTTCCGCAACGTCTCCGACCCTTTGCTCGAGGCGTTCGACGCCGCCGACCCCTCCCTGCCGACACCCCGACGGAACTCGACGATCACGCCCCAGCAGTCGCTCTCGCTCTGGAACGGTCGCTTCGCCCTGAGGCAGTGCGAACACCTGGCCGCCCGCCTGGAGCGCGAGGCCCCCGATCTCGAAGCCCGGGTCGAGCTGGCCTGCCGCCTCGCCTGGGGACGCCCTCCGGAGGCCGGCGAACTCGCCTTGCTCCGGGGGCACGCCGAGCGTCACGGCCTGGCAAACGCCTGCCGACTCGTACTCAACGCCAACGACTTCCTGTTCGTCCACTGACACCGACCCGGCCTCCCAGGCGGATTCCAAAGGCTGAACATGAATCGATCCGCGAACGAACCGGAAACGGGACGCCACCGTCAGTCGCCGATCGGGCTGGACCGTCGGGAGTTCCTGTCGCGCTCGGCCGGGGGCTTCGGCGCGCTCGCACTCAACTGGCTGGCCCAGCGGGAGAGCGCCGCCGGGACGCATCACCGCCCCAGGGCGACGCGGGTGATCCAGCTCTTCATGCTGGGCGGAGCCAGCCAGTGCGACACCTTCGACTACAAGCCCGAGCTGATCCGTCGCCACGGCGAGTCGGTGCCGTTCACCGTCACGGGCGGGACGGTGACCACGGCGGGGCCGGTCCTCAAGAGCCCCTGGAAGTGGGCCCGCCACGGCGAGACGGGCCGATGGGTCACCAACGCCCTCCCTCATCTCGCCGGCTGCGTCGACGACATGGCGTTCCTCTACTCGATGCACGCCCCGACCAGCGAGCACAGTGCTGCGCAGACGATGCAGGGGAGCGGGTTCGTCATCCCCGGCTTCCCCAGCGTCGGCTCGTGGGTCAGCTACGCCCTCGGGAGCGAGAGCGACGACCTTCCCGCCTTCGTCGCCCTGCCCGACCCGGTGGGGCTGCCCTGGACGGGGAAGGCCGCGTGGACGAACGGGTTCCTGCCCGCCGTCCACCAGGGCGTCATGCTCAACCCGTCGGCCGTCGACCCGGTCCCCGACCTCTTCGCGTCCAAGAGCGCCCGCTACGTCACGGCCGAGAGCGAGCGTGAAGGCCTCGGCGAGCTTGCCGCCCTGAACCGGCTCCAGGCCGCGGCCGCGCCCGGCGATTCCCGACTCGAGGCGCGGATCGCCGGCTACGAGCTGGCCGCACGGATGCAGCTCGCCGTTCCTGACGTGCTGGAGGTTCAGGCCGAGTCTCGCGCCACGCATGCCCTGTACGGGCTCGACGACCCGCTGACCGAACCGTTCGGTCGCAACTGCCTGATCGCCCGCCGGATGGTCGAGCGCGGGGTGCGTTTCGTGCAGGTCTGGTGCGGGTCGGGCATCAACGGCGGCGCCCAGAACTGGGACAACCACGGCGACGTCACGCCCGGCTCCGATTTCGAACGCATGTGCGTCCGGTCCGACCGGCCGATCGCCGGCCTGCTCAAGGACCTGAAGGCGCGCGGGCTGCTCGACGAGACCGTCGTCCTCTGGACCACCGAGTTCGGCCGCACGCCGTACAGCCAGGGGGGCAAGGGCCGGGATCACAACGGCAACACGTTCGTCTCTTGGATGGCCGGCGGCGGCGTCAAACCGGGCGCCTCGTTCGGGGCGAGCGACGAGTTCTCATTCCATGCCGCGGTCGATCCGATCATGTGCTACGACCAGCACGCCACGCTGCTCCACCTCCTCGGCATCGACCACCGCCAGCTCACCGTGCGACACAACGGCGCCGATCGCCGCCTGACCGACGTGCATGGCAAGGTGCTGCACGAGATCATCGCCTAGAACCGCTCGTGCGGCCCGGGCTGTCAGCCCGCGATCGTGGCCTTGCGGGCGAGCTGCGCCGAACGGCGCCGAACCTCCATCAAGCCGCCCAGCTCGCGGGCGAGTCGCGGCGTCTGGTCGAGAAGGGCGTTGAGGTGGTCCGTGTCGAGCACGAGCACGACGAGGTCGTCCGTCGCCGTGACCGTCACCTCGCTGACGTTCGTGCTCAGGATCGCCTGCTCCCCGAAATACTCGCCGCGCCCGATCCGAGCGATCTCCACGTCGGAGTCTTGCCGATCCCGGATCGTCAGCACGGCCTCGCCTTCGAGGATCAGGTGGAGGCCCGCCAGGCTCTCGCCTTCGGCGACGACGCGCTCGCCCCGGGCGTAAGTGCGGACGCGAGAACGAGGACCCTGGCGATCGTCGCCGACGTCCTCCTTCAGGGCGAACTGGGGGAAGTCGCGCAGCAGCCCCTCGGGGCGGACGCCGCGGCGGCGGTCCAGGTCGGCCTTGTCGAGAGAGATCTCCGTCTGCGTGGGGAAAGGGATCGTGAGGCCGTGCCGCTCGGCGGTATACCAGATGCGGGTCATGAACTCGTCGCGGACCCCGCCGAGAGCCTCTTGATTCGTCACGGTGAAGATCGCGCGATAGTTGATCGCGAAGTCTCCGTAACCGATCGTGCGGACGAGCGGGCCGGGGTCGAGCAGGACGCCGGGCGTCTCGCGCAGCGTCTCGACCAGGACCTGCTTGACCTTGTTCGGGGGGTCGTCGTACGAGAATCCGAGTTCGACGACCTCGGTGCGCATCCGCGTGGGCCGCGAGAGGTTGCTGAAAGACCCCTTGTAGAGCGCCGAGTTGGGCACGATTCGAAGTTCGCGGGTCCCTGTCTCGATGTGCACCGAACGCCAGTTGATCTCGACGACCTTGCCGGTGACGCCGTCGACGGCGATCCAGTCGCCCAACGACAGGGGACGCTCGAACAGGAGGACGAGGCCCGCGAACAGATTCCCCATCGGCTCCTGGAGCGCCAGGCCGATGACGATCGACCCGACGCCGAGCGCCGTGGCGAGGCGGGCCAGGTCGAAGCCCCAGACGGTCGAGAGGACGATCGCCCCGCCGATGAGCACGAGGATCGACCGGACCAGGTCGATGAACAGCTTGGGGACCCGCGACCGCCACGTTCCGGACGCCGCCGAGGCGAAGATCACGTCGTTCACGAACGAGAGTCCGGCGTGGATCGCGAAGATCCCCAGCACGGTCTCCACGATCCGCAGCGTCCACGAATCGGGGGCGAATTCCAGCACGCGCGAGAGCAGTCTCTCGACGGCCACGACGGGGAGTATCAGGTCGCGGACGATCCGGAGGGTCGAGGCGAGGGGGCGGCGGCGACGGTGCAGGCGATGGATCAACTCGCTGAGCACCACGACGGCGATCGGGAAGCCGATCACGAGCGCCAGCCCCCAGAGCATCGGGGGCGAAGCCTGCAGCGCCTGGAATTCCTCGCTCATGCGAGAGTCCTCGACGGGTGTGATAGGGGCGCGGCGGCTAGAATTTCACCCTCCAGACGGGAAGCATGCCCTTGGCCGAGAGTTCGAGCTCGCCGAGCGGCTCGAATTCCTGGAGGTCTCCCAGGCGGTCCCGGACGTCGCGCGTGACCTGGATGGAGTTGGCGTCGCCCTTGGCGATCAGGCCCTGGGCGATGACGACGGTGTCGCCCCACAGGTCGTAGATGAACTTGTTCATGCCGACCACACCGCCGACGACCGGTCCCGAGTTGACCGCGATGCTCAGGGTCAGGCCGGGGAGGCGGTCCTTGTTGAACCGGCGCACGATCCGGAGCATGTCCTTCGCGAACTCGACGACCCGGTTCGTGTGATCCGGCCGCTGCACGGAAAGTCCGCAGACGGCCATGTACGACTCGCCGACGGTTTTGACCTTCTCGACGCCGTGCTTCTCCGCCGCCTCGTCGAACGCGATGACCAGCTCGTTGAGGAGTCCCAGGGTCTCGTCGGCGGGTTTGCCGTCGAGGGTCTCCGAGAGCCCGTGCATGCGGGCGAAGAGGACGGTCACGTCGGCGAAGTTTTCGGAGAACTGCTTCTCGCCCTCCTTCCGGCGCTTGACGGCGGAGGAGGGGAGGATGTTGAGGAGCAGCTCCTCGTTCTCGCGGACCTTCTGGTCGATCAGCTCGTTCTTGGCCTTGAGGTTGCTGGTCATGCGGTTGAACGCCTCGGCCAGCTCGTGGAACTCGTCGCGGCTGCGGACCTTCACCTTCACGTCGACCTGCCCCTCGCTCACGCGCCGGGCGCCCCGGGTGAGCTGACGGAGCGGACGCGTGAAGATCCGCGAGAACATCAACGCCAGCAGGGACACTACGAGGACGATCGCCACGGCCGTCGTGATCAGCCAACGCTGGAACCGTCGGACGGGTTCCAGGGCTTCGTCCATGTCCATCTTGGCGACGACGGCCCAGCGGTTCTTCTCGCCGCCGATGAGCCCAGGCAGCTCGATCGGCGTGAAGCTGGCGAGCGTCGGCACGCCGCGGTAGTCGCGCTGGCTCACCGTGCCGGTGATCCCCGACGTCCCCAGGCGAGCGGCCTCGGATTCGACGCGCAGGCTCAGCACCGACGTCCCCGAGCGCCGGATCATGGCGATCCCCTGTTCGGTCGTCCCGGCGTCGCGAAGCTTGTCGAGGAACCGCTCCAGGCCGGCCTCGCGTCGCTTGGCGACCTCGGCCACGGGTAGAGGCTTGCCGTCGGGGCCGGAGGTCTCGACCGCCTGGATCTCCCAGATTTCGCGAGATCGCGACCTCATATAATGATCCGCGCCCACGAGGTAGGCCTCGCCGGTGCTCCCGAGGCCTTCCCTCCGCCAGCCCTCGTCGCCGGTCAGGATCCGGCTGAACTGGTCGATGGGGAACTTCAGCACGAGGACGCCGATCATCTTGTTGTCGTCGAAGATCGGGCTGCCGATGAAGGAAGTCGGCAAGTTGCCGTTGGGCCGATAGCGCTGGAAGTCGACGAGCCGGAAGTCGTCGCGGTCCATGCCCTTCTGGATCGCCCGGAACAGCTCGCCCAGGTTGGAGTTGGCATAGGGGCCGGTGAGCAAGTTGGTGGCGAACTCCACCGACTTCTGCTCGCTGTAGACGACCTCGCCCGACTTCGAGTCGATCAGCACCACGTCGTCGAATCCGAGATTCTCGCGAATGAGGCGGAAGTAGGGATGGAACCGCTTGTGCGCGGCATCGTAGGGGCTGCCGTCTCCCGAAGAGTCGAGCTTATGCTTCAGGCGGTAAGGCGACGGGTTCCGGGCGAGATACTGATACTGCAGGTAACGAGAGGCCACGATCCGGGGCACGTAATTCTCGAGGACCGGATCGGCGTCGAGGCTGGACTTCAGGAGCGGCAGGAAATCGTCGCGATAGAACGCCGTGAGCTTGTCGTCCCATTCCGGCGGGATGGGTGAGTCGTTCAGATCGTCGAACCCCGCGATGTAGGACTTCATCGCCGTCACGAAGGTCTCGTCGGCCGAGAGCGAGATCACCTGGCCGCGGATCTGCTGCAAGCGGTCGACGACCAGCGTCGTCTTGATCCGGCAGACGCCCGCGAGCTGATTGCGGACGGCGCCGATCACCGCCTCCCGGCCGCTGAAGTAGCCGATCCCCGCGACGACGAACATCGACGCGATGCTGACTCCCAGGAGGATGAGCAGGAGCTTGGACTGGATCGAGAGGCGATGGAAGGGGGTCGTCAAGGTCGCGTCGTCCTTGGAGTTGCGGCCGTCCGCCCCGCGAGCGACATCGTCGTCGCCCGCCATGCATGGAGGGTTTCGGGTCACACCAGAGTAGCCGCTCGGGGCGTCCCGTCAATCGGTGGCCTCTCGAGCGCACTCGAATCGGAATCGAGGCCTGGCCCGGCGCGGATCGTCGGCGAGATTCGATCCAACTCCTTTCTGGTCTTCGTGCGGGCGTCCCGAACGGGTTTTTGATCGGGTTTTGCCGTTTGTACCGGATTCTCAAGGCCGTTGCGGCCGATATCGAGAAGCGCGGTCCGCGAGCGGACGGCCGTGCTCCGGGTGGCTTCAGGTTTTGCGACGAGGGTGGAGTGAGGCGACCGACATTCGACCTCCGTTCGGCCGGCCTGCGAGGCCTGCTGCTCGCCGCTTGCTCGCTCTGGGCGGTAAGCGTCTGCGGCCAGGACTCGGGAAGTCCGTCGTCGGGGAAGCTGTTCGAAAGGCCCATGCTCGGCCCGATGCCCGGCTCGCCCGAGCCGGGCCTGCCGACGTCGCCGGGGGCGCTCGCGCCCAACCCGTTCTCGCTCGATCCCGGGATCATCGGCGGTCGACGGCGCGGCCTGGGGAGGGTCGATCGTCCGGGGGCCCGGGGGTTCTCGCGATCCAACGTCCAGGGGCCGGCGACGCTCCCCGAGCCGTTGCCGGGCGTTGAGCAACCGGAGGCGGGCGAAGGTCCCCCGGCCGGCGACGTGAGCGAACTGGTGGACGACGAGGGTCCCGCCGACGGCTTGACGCTCGATGCGGCCATCGAGCGGCTGAAGTCGTCGAACCTCGACGTCCTGGCGATCCGCTACGAGCTGCCCCAGGCCCAGGCCGAAATCCTCACCGCCGGCCTCCGCAACAATCCGCTGGTCTACGTCGACAGCCAGTTCATCCCCTACGACTCTTACAGCTCCCGCCGCCCCGGCGGGCCCACACAGTACGACGTGAACATCACTTATCCTATAGACGTATCACACAAACGCAAGGCGCGGGTGGCGGTCGCCTGTGCGGCGAAGAAGGTCCTGGAGGCGCAGTTCCAGGACATCGCCCGTCGCCAGATCGGCAACGTCTATCGCGCCTTCGTCGACCTCCAGTCGGCGCGCATCGGCCTGCTCGCGCTGGAGTCGCTGGTCGGCCGCCAGGAGGTGATCCTGGACAAGGTGCGAAAGGGTGAGGGTCCCAAGAAGCCGACCCTCCTGGAGTACGACCGGCTGGTCCTCGAACTGGCCAAGACCCGAGCCGGGCTGTCCGACGCCCGCGACGCCCTGGCCGACGCCCAGGAGGCCCTCGCCCTGCTGCTCGCGTGGCCCGAGGACGACGTCGCGAAGCTCCAGCCCCGCGGCCGGCTCCGCACGCCGCATCCGATGCCGCCGCCGCTCGAAGAGGCGATCCGCGAAGCCAAGGCCGCCCGGCCCGACCTGGCCGCCGCCCGGCTGGGAATCCGCCGCGCCGACTCGGAAGTCCGCCTCGCCCGGGCCAATCGGGTCGACGACGTCTACTTCTTCTACGACCCGTTCAGCTATCAAGACAATCGCCCGTTCCAGGCGCTCAATGCCCGATCGTGGGGGCTCGGCGTCACCTTTCCCGTGCCGATCTTCAACCGCAACCAGGGGAACATCGCCAAGGCGAGGGTCAACCTGACCCAGACCCAGGCCGAGGCCTCCGCCCTGGAACGACGCGTCGCCGCCGAGGTCCGTCAGGCCTACCGCGAGTTCGTCTCCGCACAACAGACGCTCGCCCTGGTGGAGCGCTCGGTCGTCGACCAGGCCCGCGACGCCCGCGAGCGCGCGATCGCCGGATTCACGTCCGGCGAACTGGAGGTCGGCGACTACCTGGACCAGCTCGAAGACGACGCCGACTCCGCCCGCCTCTACCGCGACGCCGTGCTGCGGTACCGCCGCAGCATGCTCGACCTCAACACCGCCGTCGGGTCGAGGATCATGCCCTGATGGTCCCGATGAGCATCGCGACGCTCGGGGCGACCCTCGGTCGGACGAGCCGTGTCGTGTGGTGAGTTGAGCGCGACACGCCCGAGCGTTAGGCTGGATCGTATCGACCGGAACGGCATCGGCTCACATTTCTTCTCGCTCGTCGCGGCCGGAGGACGATCGATCGGGCCGCTCGCGGCCTCGATTCTGGGAGGAGCTTCGAATGAAGAGAAGGACATTCCTCGGGGTTTCGGCGGCCGTGTCGTTGGGCGGGGCCGCCCCCGCACCCCTCCGGCTCGGGATGGTCGGGCTGGTGCATGGACACGCCGGCGGGTTCCTTTCCCGCTACCGCGATTCCCGAGAGGTCGAGCTGGTCGGCGTCGCCGAGCCCGATCAGGCCGTCGCGGCGCGCTACATCCAGGGGCTACGACTCGATCCGACGCGTGTTCATTCCTCCATAGAAGTGATGTTCGACCGCGCCAAGCCGGAGGCCGTCGTCGCCTTCACCGACACCGCGGACCACGTCGCGGTGGTGGCGGCCTGCGCCCGCCGCAAGATCCCGGTGATGATGGAGAAGCCCCTCGCGGTCGGCGTCGAGCAGGCCCGCGCCATCGAGAAGGCTGCGGCCGAATCCGGCATCCCCGTCCTGGTGAACTACGAGACCACCTGGTACCCGTCCAACCATGCCGCGTACGCCCTGGCCAAGACCGCGAAGGCCCTGGGCGAGATCCGCAAGGTTGTGATCCACGACGGCCATCGAGGGCCCAAGGAGATCGGCGTCCAGCCCGAGTTCCTCGCCTGGCTGACCGACCCCGAGCGCAACGGCGCGGGGGCCTTGTTCGATTTCGGCTGCTACGGTGCGAACCTGATGACCTGGCTCATGGACGAAGCGCGCCCCGTCGCCGTGACCGCCGTGACCCAGCGTTTCAAGCCCGACGTCTATCCACACGTGGACGACGAGGCGACCATCGTCCTGGAGTACCCAGAGGCCCAGGCGATCGTCCAGGCGTCTTGGAACTGGCCCTTCGACCGTAAAGACATGGAGATCTACGGCCGGACGGGCCAGGTGCTGACGGTCGCCCAGAACCGCGTGAAAGTCCGCCTGGAAGGGAACGCGGAAGAAATCGGCCAGGCTTCCCCTCTGCCGCCGCCGCAGGATGACTTCCTGCGCTACTTCGCCGCCGTCGTCCGCGGGGAGGTCAAGCCGTCGGGACCTTCCTCGCTGGGGAACAACCTGATCGTCGTGGAAATCCTCGACGCCGCCCGGCGTTCCGCCGCGACGGGCCGGACCATGAGACTAACATGAAAGCTCTCGCGAACGGCCTCGCCGATCGCGATTGAAGCAACCTCGCGACCTCCCTGGCCACGGGGCTGTTCAACATGCGTCCCGAACAAGGCTCATCCGCAGGCGACGACGAGGCCATGGTCTTCGGGATTCGCAGCGTCTTCGGCGGTTTCCGGGAAGAGCGGCAGGAATTCCTTCTCGGCCGCGACACGGCCTCGCGGCACGGCGGAGGCGCGGCCTTCCAGGACGTCGAGTTTCCGTCGGAGCCGTGCGCTGACGCCCGCATGCGCGGCCTGGCTTTGCAATGCGTGATAGAGCTTGGGACCGAATTCCGGCCCGTATCTCTTGACGTAGATTTCCAGACGTCTCATGGGGTCGATCCTTTCCGAAAACCGGCCTCTTCGGCCGTCGATCTCGACCGGTCGTATCCTTATCTAAATACGTCCTGCGGCTGGAGTTGGTTCGCATTTTGGAACGCGTTCCAGGACACTGATCGGGGACATTCGCCCCTTCTCCCGGACATAGTCGAGATGGCTCGGCCGAGTCTCGCGGTCTCGACTGGGACTTAAATTCGCCGTAACGAAAGCGATCCTCGATCGCCCCCAGGAGACGGACATAACCCTCTCTTAAGTCGTCGGCCTCGACCCTGACGGGGAATGCTCGCTTTTGTCGGTCTGGCCATCTTCCGATGGAGGGCTTTGGTCCGTTCCCGGGCCATCCGTCTCGCATCACGCTGACCGTCGTGGCGTCGGACGCATCCCTGTTCTGGGCGGGAAACCGAGCCCCGGCGATCGCGAGGACCGCCGTAATCGCTGGATCCTCGCGTCGTTCGGGCGATCGGCGTTCTCCCGATATTCTTCCCGGCCTGCACCGAACGGCGGGACTTCGGGACCATCGACGGCGACGCAGCCTGCTGGATCGGCGTCGCCCTCTTCAACCGGGGCTGTGAATTGCGGCCATGGCCCGTCTTCGTGGTCGGACGTCTATTCAGCCCGGCCATACGCTGGTGACGACGGGGAATTACTCCGTGATCCGCAACCGAGTTATCTCGGTCTTCTGGTCAGCTCGTTGGGATTGAGCTCGCCTTCCGGTCCGTCGTGGATTGCTGCACGCGGACCTCACGATCTCCCCGTTGATCGCACATATCCGCTCGGAGGATGCCTTGTTGAGCGGCTAATCCGGACCCGAACACAAAAGTCATCGTTCCCATAAATGGCGGCCGATCCACAGGCGCTACTGAACCGAAGGCGGTCCGGCGGCGAGTTCGACATGGCCGATCCAGGGTACCGGCCTTTGCCGACCATGCCCTGATGCTTGACGACTCGACATCGACTAGAATCGAGCCCCTGGGATGATCGACCAGGACTTCCGATGGAAGCGCTCCCACGTCGGGCCATCAGCCGCAACGTCTTTCTCTACGAAGCTCGCGTCATGACTTACCTTGGTGCGCGATGAGAACGGCGTCGTCGACCTCCTGACTTGATCGTTGTCCTGGATCGAAACCGGTCGACCCTGGGAAACCGTCGTCAGCCAGGGGATGATCTTGAGGGTGGGAGCGCGCCGGTCGGCAACCGTCCGATCGGCGAGGCTAAGGAGGTTCGACTCAGGCTTCGATCCTCGGTCCCGTCGGGGCCAAGTTGGTGGGAAAGGACGGCCGGCTCTTGGCATCGGAAAGCATTCCGGACGACGACCAGAGCAAGCGTCTGGACGCCGCGCTGGCCGAATACCTCGAAGCTCTCGCCGCCGGCCGCCCCTTTGATCGCGAGGGCTGGCTCGCGGCCCATCCCGACCTTGCCTCGACGCTCGCCTTGTACCTGAGGAACGTCCAGCAGGCGGGCCCGCTGGCGCCCTCGCTCTACGTGGAACCCGTGTCGGACTCGCCGCCGGATCATAGCGGCCTGCCGACGATCCGCGACCCCGAGGGCGACGCGGGGCCGACGGACGCGAATTCCGTAGATCCCGTCCTTCCCACGATCGCCCATCCAATGGTCGAACCACCCCCGGCCAGGCCTGACGCGGCCGCGAACGGGGTGACCTTCGGCCGATACCGATCGATCCGGATCCTCGGGAGCGGCGGCTGCGGGGAGGTCCACCTGGCGAGCGACTCCGAGCTCGATCGGCTCGTCGCGGTCAAAATCCCGCGTCGCGGGCGGGTCTCCTCGACCGAGGACTACGAACGGTTCATGGCCGAGGCCCGGACCCTTGCGAAGCTCGACCATCCCAACATCGTGCCCGTGCACGACGTCGGCCGGATGGAAGATGGTCGCTGCTACATCGTCTCGCGCTACGTCGAGGGGAACGACCTCGCGGTCCGCCTGGAGACGGGGCGGCTGTCGATCGTCGAGTCGGCGCGGCTGATCGCGGCCATCTGCGACGCCGCACACCACGCCCACATCAACGACCTGGTCCATCGGGACATCAAGCCTTCGAACATCCTCCTCGATCGCACAGGCCGGCCGTTCCTGGCCGACTTCGGCCTGGCCCTGAGCGACGACGACTTCGGCCGGGGCGTCGGCTGGGCCGGTACGCCTGCGTACATGAGCCCCGAGCAGGCGCGAGGCGAAGGCCACCGCGTCGACGGCCGGTCCGACGTCTTCAGCCTGGGGGTGGTGTTCTACCAGCTCCTCGTCGGCCGCCTGCCGTTCCGAGGCGCGACCTATGAGCTGGTCATGGACGCGATCGCCACGACCGAACCGCGTCCGCCGCGACAGGTCGACGACGCCATCCCGAAGGAACTCGAGCGGGTCTGCCTCAAGGCCATGTCCAAGCGGGCCTCGGAGCGATATACGACCGCCCGCGACATGGCCGAAGACATCCGCTATTACCTGTTGGGCGAGGGCCGCAGCGAGCGATCGACCATCAGTCCGGCGGGGCCGCCGATCGAGGCGGTCCGCCCTCACGAGATCCGGTCGGGGCGCGTCGAGCGAGGACGCGTCGATTCGCGACGGATCACGCCGTTCGCCCCCAAAGGGTTGCGCTCCTTCGACGAACACGACGCCGAGTTCTTCGTCGAGTTGCTCCCCGGCCCCAAGGACCGCGACGGCCTCCCCGAGAGCCTGCGATTCTGGCTGAACCGGATCGAGGCGACCGACGCCGACCGGACGTTCCGCGTCGGCATGATCTACGGCTCCTCGGGCTGCGGCAAATCCTCGTTCGTCAAGGCCGGCCTCTTGCCGCGGCTGGGCGGCCACGTCCAGCCGATCTACATCGAGGCCGCCCTCGGGAACACCGAATCGCGGTTGCTCCGGGCGATCCGGAAGGCCTGCCCCGCGCTCGAAACGCAGCAGGGGCTCGTCGAAGCCATGGCGAGCCTTCGACGCGACCGGCCGCTCGGTCCGGGACGGAAGCTGCTCATCGTCCTGGACCAATTCGAGCAGTGGCTGCTCACGTATCGGGGCGACGAATCGTCGGAACTGTATTCCTCGCTCCGCCAGTGCGACGG
Protein-coding regions in this window:
- a CDS encoding mechanosensitive ion channel family protein, with translation MSEEFQALQASPPMLWGLALVIGFPIAVVVLSELIHRLHRRRRPLASTLRIVRDLILPVVAVERLLSRVLEFAPDSWTLRIVETVLGIFAIHAGLSFVNDVIFASAASGTWRSRVPKLFIDLVRSILVLIGGAIVLSTVWGFDLARLATALGVGSIVIGLALQEPMGNLFAGLVLLFERPLSLGDWIAVDGVTGKVVEINWRSVHIETGTRELRIVPNSALYKGSFSNLSRPTRMRTEVVELGFSYDDPPNKVKQVLVETLRETPGVLLDPGPLVRTIGYGDFAINYRAIFTVTNQEALGGVRDEFMTRIWYTAERHGLTIPFPTQTEISLDKADLDRRRGVRPEGLLRDFPQFALKEDVGDDRQGPRSRVRTYARGERVVAEGESLAGLHLILEGEAVLTIRDRQDSDVEIARIGRGEYFGEQAILSTNVSEVTVTATDDLVVLVLDTDHLNALLDQTPRLARELGGLMEVRRRSAQLARKATIAG
- a CDS encoding DUF1501 domain-containing protein, encoding MNRSANEPETGRHRQSPIGLDRREFLSRSAGGFGALALNWLAQRESAAGTHHRPRATRVIQLFMLGGASQCDTFDYKPELIRRHGESVPFTVTGGTVTTAGPVLKSPWKWARHGETGRWVTNALPHLAGCVDDMAFLYSMHAPTSEHSAAQTMQGSGFVIPGFPSVGSWVSYALGSESDDLPAFVALPDPVGLPWTGKAAWTNGFLPAVHQGVMLNPSAVDPVPDLFASKSARYVTAESEREGLGELAALNRLQAAAAPGDSRLEARIAGYELAARMQLAVPDVLEVQAESRATHALYGLDDPLTEPFGRNCLIARRMVERGVRFVQVWCGSGINGGAQNWDNHGDVTPGSDFERMCVRSDRPIAGLLKDLKARGLLDETVVLWTTEFGRTPYSQGGKGRDHNGNTFVSWMAGGGVKPGASFGASDEFSFHAAVDPIMCYDQHATLLHLLGIDHRQLTVRHNGADRRLTDVHGKVLHEIIA
- a CDS encoding PSD1 and planctomycete cytochrome C domain-containing protein encodes the protein MKAADEFEREVFPILQKHCLACHGPEKRRAGLRVDVKKVVFEATDARGAAIIPGRSGDSPIYRLAAGLDDDAVMPPNDEGKPTLTEPELSVLRAWIDAGARWPDGVGGTVEDPGRHWAFHPLHRPDPPRIEAADVRNPVDAFLEARLREKGVALAGPADRRAWIRRLSFDLLGLPPTVEEVDAYLADAAPDADERLVDRMLASPRYGERFARLWLDVVHFGESHGFGMDRPRNNAWPYRDYVINAFNADTPYARFVQEQIAADALFPDEPAKTPALGFAAAGPFNQSALVEQTDGTECKKIALNLDRDDMAASVASTFLSLTVQCARCHDHKFDPIPQTDYYRLQAVFAGVGRAEREYDADPEIAARRKALVALKAVVASGSVVPAESEEERRRLDESRGAWEVRSLSGLGSWITLWPSEAKAESGAPLAVLEDGSILAKGPIPAVDAYTLTTAPPAGTKSLRLEVLTDDSLPAHGPGRAENGNLTLTEWKALAVAPDGSTKPVALKGPAADFQQVDQNVARAFDGNDATGWAVHPEVGKPHFAVVDLAEDWAPAPGTSLRIVMEQKLGRQHVIGRFRLSASSLARPAADFVFPADVASALTTPIGSRTADQEATLTRHHRRVDVDRRLGELPATNRVFAIASSFPAYRNYKPPGEPYPIRVLKRGDVGQPGDAVSPGALGCIAAVPSVFNLEAPGDEKARRAALARWITDPANPLTWRSMANRVWQWHFGVGLVDTPNDFGKNGSVPSHPELLDWLAATLRDDGSLKNLHRLIVTSAAYRRSSGGRAWPEDSDNRLLSRMNRRRLDAEQVRDGLLAVSGRLDFKMGGPSAKQFVYSDPNVEVSPRIDYVGFDPDAPESLRRGVYRFLFRNVSDPLLEAFDAADPSLPTPRRNSTITPQQSLSLWNGRFALRQCEHLAARLEREAPDLEARVELACRLAWGRPPEAGELALLRGHAERHGLANACRLVLNANDFLFVH